A window of Halichoerus grypus chromosome 12, mHalGry1.hap1.1, whole genome shotgun sequence contains these coding sequences:
- the STMP1 gene encoding short transmembrane mitochondrial protein 1 isoform X2: MLQFLLGFTFGNVVGMYLAQNYDIPNLAKKLEEIKKDLDAKKKPPSP, encoded by the exons CTTGGATTTACTTTTGGCAACGTGGTTGGAATGTATCTGGCTCAGAACTATGAC atacCAAACCTGGctaaaaaactagaagaaattaaaaaggacttGGATGCCAAGAAGAAACCCCCTAGTCCATGA
- the STMP1 gene encoding short transmembrane mitochondrial protein 1 isoform X3 gives MSVTLGFTFGNVVGMYLAQNYDIPNLAKKLEEIKKDLDAKKKPPSP, from the exons CTTGGATTTACTTTTGGCAACGTGGTTGGAATGTATCTGGCTCAGAACTATGAC atacCAAACCTGGctaaaaaactagaagaaattaaaaaggacttGGATGCCAAGAAGAAACCCCCTAGTCCATGA